The sequence below is a genomic window from Humulus lupulus chromosome 3, drHumLupu1.1, whole genome shotgun sequence.
GGAAAACGTGTAGCCGTATTTTGACAGTGTCAGGGACATGCCTCCCCTGAAAGAGTGGACTGCAACATGCAAATTGGGCCCTGTGCGATCTGCATGGGTCCACCGTCACCTTTGTCGTAGAAATGTATTTTAATTAGGCATTTAATCCCACTTATGTGAGAATATtcttgtaatacttctcattaagaGAGTTAATGAccctcagcctctataaatagggctaggactCCATTGTAAAAAGGTTCGCAAACTCTTGTACTCAGGGCACTCTATACGCTGCCAgagaaaacctccattgaagcttgccatctcaagcttcaagaacactaatactaaagactcgtggactagggttgttttataacccgaaccacgtaaaatctcaatgtttatcttctttattttctttaagttctattATTAAGTTGATAACAAAAAAGGCGGTCAACAATTAAAAATTATCAAATAAACTTcttaaattcatagttttaatttataattttttaatattttattatattgaaattcatagttatttttttctaaaagattttctaaaagaaaattagaaaaaaaaagtatttaagtTTAAAACTATAATACACtgtatctttatatataaaaagtatacATCTAACATATTCTTGGTTTAAgagttttctttttaaactataaatggtttatactttttttggATATTTGATTTTATCTTATTATCTGTTTGAATCTATGTTTTGAttaattactttttgaacccTGTGTTATTTACCCTAGATCTATTTTTGGTCAAACATTTTTGAACTAAAATGACAAATAAtacaccaaactaacaattcaaaacaaaaacataataatTCTACTTAACAACTGTGAtgccatatttaatttttttcttcatcaatatTGGGTTTAGGGGCGTATTTAAATCATTCtacaaaacatagagtccaaaaaGTCTTTTCTCAAAACACAGAATCCAAACAGgtaataaaacaaaacacatgATCCAAAAATATATAGATCCaactataaacaatattttggtttaatttttattaatatgtttatgtcattcttgtataatatatgatattgtttgtttatttaaaatatataacaaataaaaataataatgttaGAAAACTAAGGAAACCTACATTCTAAGTTACTTTTACTTAGTATGCAAAATTAATAAGAGAGGAAACATTCTGGTACAGATTGAGCAATCTAATTAATGTTCAATTAGTTTAGCTATTTTATGATGTAGATATCAATACTATTGCATAAGAtgtgtttatttttatttcaaaaagTGAAAAAGATTGGGCCAAAGGCCGTGAGTGAGTTGCAAAAGGGAAAGTTACACCAATAACTTAAAAATGAAAATTTATTTCAAAAATaccttaaaataaattatttacatATATACTATGCCACATTAGTATAACATactaaatttagaaaaaaaattgggaaatTCCACTTCCCGATTATTTTTCTAGATTGTAAAAAGTAATTTTTGGTTGCTTATGATATCGATttgtcacttttttttttatgtataaaatactttatttttagatcatattatttcaGTACTTTTTGGTTAAATTTAAGACTtatttgtagacatcttaatataccaattagttatttttatattatattatagtatcttattatttaagatacattttggtaacCTTCAAGCTTATTTCAGAAACTAATGAGTTGTTGTATAGTATAATAAACTATCatatagtttattaataaaaattaatttagtatactacGTGGTAACTTTTAATTGAAAATTTTTAATAGACTTTTTTAGTTACTTATGTAATTTACATGTCtaattatttaagatacttttacgttaatttcaagtctattttagaaactaattagttatcatataGTATGAAAAATTACTCATATAATTCCAAGTTACCATGAATAACTTATTAGAAAATTATACTATTTAGTATACTGCATAATTACTTTTAAAAGTTACATTTTTGttgcttttaaaatcatttaagataccaattggttaccttttgatatatgactaaattttttAGTATGCTACAAATTTAAAGCAACCAATAAACTTAGTGAGTTACCAAAAATAATCTTCTTatgttctatttaaaagttacaaAACAATATACTAaagaatatatttaaaaaaaaattacttgaaaggttatattaaattttgtttaaatttaaaatttagtaatttttgtgttaacaaaatataaaaaataaaccaaAATGTTGATTTTTATCTTTTTCATCTTCTTGACCACGACAAAAAAATATATGCATCCCTCATATTACTCTTGAGCTCAACCGACTAGTGATGTACTCGAAAAATATTTTTGACATTAAGAAGAAgataaataaatagataaaactgatattttttttaaaaaatagtacACAAAAAATGTACGGTAAAGTTGTAAATTAAATGGGCCACACTATTTTTGTAAagagaaaattatattttatatgagatttttaatagagtttgcaaaaatatggttttttttcaaaaaaaattaatctatgactttttttttaaagaattttcacttttatgggtttattttctgatatttttgtataaaagttggtatATGTCATAATTTTacttttaatcaagttttattaatttggaatggtatatttgtaatttgattattatttttttagtttatttgattttttatattaattttatataactatttttatattaaaattttcttttgttgttttgcaattttttttttttgtaatatgaattgttttatcctttttttttaatttattataacattttttttccttttgttagattgtaagtttttttttttaaagcctggtaaggtaaccagttacttgattgatttttcacagttatgtaaaaaaaaaatcctaggttaaataacatgtattagGATGGGTAAGCAATTACCCTgttaagaggggtaaccagttatcataCAAGGAGTGACGGGTTACTTagattaaatatgaaaagaaatattGAATTTGAAGGGGGAAAAAAGACATGATCTGATCTTACGAcctaaaaatatatacatattagaACGTGGAGGTAATTGGTTACCATAAAGAACCGAGAAATATATACCCATACCAGAAcatgaaggtaactggttaccataaAGAACACAACACTATACACATATCAGAATgttaaggtaactagttacctattgCGGATCTAAAGATAGAAAAAAAACCCTAGAAATTTACATACATACCAGAACGTGAAGGTAGCCGGTTatcataaagaacccagaaatatacacataacAAAACTTGATCGACTCAAGTTTAAGGAGAGGAGTTTTGGCGATATTAATTACCATAGTACCCCTCCTTTTGCTGACATGCTTTTGCTTAATTTTGAGTTATTATATTAGATTAGTTTTACCTgagtttttattaattaaatttttggggCATGGTGCAAAATGACTCTTAATGGTaagtgaaagtaagtaaatgtccatgtttttaattttgtagtaaaatagcctaatcatctctttaatatcacatattaccaaatatgccctttaacaaattactattttattttaaatattttaatattatgatatatgtatattagtttttattttaaagttattttgatttttttccgttttttatgggttgttgaatgaatACCATaccataaaatatatatactgagccatcaaaacttacaaaattattactaaaaaatgtatatattatgctaacaaagttatatactaccattaaaatgtatataccataatacaaaattatatactaccactatgtatataataaaatagaaattaaatatcacaaaaaaaaaattatataccatatcacaaaaaatatatacactaattaagaaataatatactaataacctataaaaaacttaaaatatcaatataactttaaaataaaaactaattaaacgaaactaatatacatatactactatattaaagttatataagtcctaaataaataaattataaaattgatAATTTATGTAATCATGTaaaattatcacaaaaaaaatgaGGAGATTAGTTTGTTGATGCTTTTATTTTAGGTGATTTTCTATAATTTCTCTAAATTTTTCGAtataaattagtaaaattttaatTCTATGAAAAATTCCCTTTTGTAAATAAGATAAAAAAGTTTGCTAGATGTAAATTCTCCGTTGCAAAAACCCAGGAAGAGGCCCTAAACCCTAGCACCTGTTCAGAACTCATGATCTGTCACTGAAAATTCTCAAGCATTTTCTTCTTCGCGTTCGTCTTCCTCTTTCTCTGTGTGCAAATGAATGAGCAATAGCAGCTACAACAATGAATAAAGCACAACCATGTTCGTGGGCTCGTCTCCTCCTCAACCAATCCTTTAAGAAACCACCAAAGCCGACTTTCCCATTTTCCCGAGAATCCTCCACTTTCCGACGTTTTCCTCCCTCCCAGACGCCCAAATTTTCGTTTCCTGGGAAGGCCCATTACCCCACCGTATCGACCAGGGCTGCCGAGGACCTTTTGGCTGAGGTTGAAAAGGAAAGTCAGAGAGAAAGGGAGCAGAGGAAGAGTGCTGGTCTTGACACTAAAGGCATTGACGAAGAAGATAGTGAAGATTACATGGGTGTGATGCCTTCGATAGTAAAGCTCAAGAACGATGGAGACTTGAGCAGGTACGAAGAGGACGCTGATTCCGATAGTGACGAAGACGATGAAAGGTTCAGTATTCTCCGGAAAACTTCCAAAAACCACATCAATTCATTTCGACATTACTATTGCACTTCAACACCAAACCCTTTATCTCGACAAATTCTCATTCTTAATTCAACAACCGAGAGGGAAGACTATCTTCTATCTGGCTTTATTTGCAATCGCTTTGTTTCCTACAGACCAAACGTTAGTGGTTTGGATCAAACCCAAGTTTCTGTTGAGGATATTTCGAATAACCCAGGTGCCAAAATCGACAACGTAGCTGAAGACGCAGAGAAAATCTgtaaaatattatcaaacaacTCCGCCAACCCTCGGGTTGAGAGCTTCCTTAATGATAATGTTCCTGGTATTGAGATGTCAAAGGAGCTTGTTTTGGGGGCTTTGAAGAAGCTAAGCAATTCGGGTGTTCTTGCCCTTTTGTTCTTCAGATGGGCTGAGAAGCGAAATGGGTTTCAATATACGACTGAGAGTTATAATTCTCTGATCGAAGCTTTGGGTAAGATCAAACAGTTTAAGAAGGTATGGGAATTGGTGAACGATATGAAGCTTAAAGGTTTGTTGAGCAAAGATACTTTTGCTTTGATTTCGAGAAGATATGCGAGAGCCAGGAAGGTGAAAGAGGCGGTAGAAACGTTTGAGAAGATGGAGAAGTTTGGATTGAAGCCCGAGTTATCGGATTTCAATAGGTTGATTGATA
It includes:
- the LOC133822667 gene encoding pentatricopeptide repeat-containing protein At1g71060, mitochondrial-like; this encodes MNKAQPCSWARLLLNQSFKKPPKPTFPFSRESSTFRRFPPSQTPKFSFPGKAHYPTVSTRAAEDLLAEVEKESQREREQRKSAGLDTKGIDEEDSEDYMGVMPSIVKLKNDGDLSRYEEDADSDSDEDDERFSILRKTSKNHINSFRHYYCTSTPNPLSRQILILNSTTEREDYLLSGFICNRFVSYRPNVSGLDQTQVSVEDISNNPGAKIDNVAEDAEKICKILSNNSANPRVESFLNDNVPGIEMSKELVLGALKKLSNSGVLALLFFRWAEKRNGFQYTTESYNSLIEALGKIKQFKKVWELVNDMKLKGLLSKDTFALISRRYARARKVKEAVETFEKMEKFGLKPELSDFNRLIDTISKSRNVERAQHVFDQMTEKRFKPDIKSYTILLEGWGQEQNLLRLNEVYREMRDEGFEPDVVTYGIMINAYCKARKYDEALELFNQMEASNIKPNPHIFCTLIIGLGSAKRLNEALNFYRQSKASGFSPEIPTYNALVGAYCWSMRMDDAYRVLDEMRQSGVGPNSRTYDIILHHLIKSRKTKEAFSLFQRMSQDSNCEPTVSTYEIIIRMFCNEDRVDMAVRVWNQMKAKGVLPGMHMFSTLISSLCLENKLDDACNFFLEMMDLGIRPPAQLFSNLKQALLDEGREDKIQTLVEKIENLRKSSLGG